Part of the Serinus canaria isolate serCan28SL12 chromosome 1, serCan2020, whole genome shotgun sequence genome is shown below.
GAAGATCTCACTATTTCTGTTCACAGCATTATTGCTCATCTACATCACAGTCATAACCATCAGCATTGTACTGAAATTCTGGTCTGGCAACAATGAGGCTGTAGAACATTCCAAAGATGAATAAAAGCATGGTTTGGTACATAGCCAGATATTTTAGTCCAGGTTAGGAGAGAGAAATTAGAAAAGGGAGATGCTGAGCATTCCCACATTTGAACTATTTAACTTGGGAAAGAGCGGGAGGCACAGGATCATTTTTCTGTCCTCGCTTTTGAAATTACAATGGAGGAACTTGATTTAGGAAAACACTGTCTTGCATATGATAAAAACAGACattatttaagaaaaggaatttgctaaaaaaaattcaacaaagtAAACTACTGGGTTTGCTggagtttttgggtttttttacccaAATAAATACAGTGTAACTTTTTGTCCACTACCTAAAATATGCAACTCTGGgtaaaaagatgcatttttaagaAAGATACCATCAGCACACATAGGAATCTGAAAGAGGTTTGAAAGTTGTTATTCCTGTTATACAGGTGCTGTGTAAAAGAATGAGACAGACAAACAACTACACATCTTCCAAAGCCAAGAGGTATTTTTAGATTGAAGGCTACCTcacagaataattaaaatagCTCTCTATCTTAGCAGAGGTTTATGATTAACGTGTATGACATTTGTACAGTCTACCAATGCCTGCTAATGGCCACATTTGGATCTTCAAATTTTCCACTGTGTCCTTTTGCCTGTAGAAAACCTTGGACTAGAGATAAGACCACCACCAAAAACGTATTTCTAGCAGCTCCCACGTCCAGTCAGCCAGTCTGGGTTTGAGATCCAATCAAGACCATGAAGTGCCTGCTGCTTCTTGCCTTTATTGGGGTGGCTGGTGAGTATATCttccatttctatttctctCATTTAATAGGAAGCTGATTTTCTGAGCAAAACTGCAAGGTCACCTCTTGTGGGAAAGCCAAGTGCTGTTTTGACTTGCACAAGTCAGAGCCCTGCAACTTGCATCTTCTGTCTGCTCATAATGCCTTGTGCCACAAGCTGGGGAATGAACCCTTCCTAGGGATTCCGAAGCCAGCTATGGAGATGTGGCCACAGCTTCAGAAAAAGGCTGCCTCCTCCTTCGGGACTAAGGAGTGGACAGGGAATAGCTCTGGCCCAGGAAGTCCTAAGGCAGTTGCAAAATTTTGGACCCTTGGTGGGTGCTCCAAGAAGATACCACTGCACTGtagtttttactttttccctCAGTCAACCCTTGACTGTTTCAGTAGATGGGAATCAGGGAAAGACACACTCATGATCTGACCCAACAAGAACATTTCTGTGTCCCTATGCTCCCTCAGGGAGTAGCCAGGAGAGCTTTAGTTGCAGATATGTGAGGCCCCCATGTAAGTCTGATCCCCTTCTCTGAGGGTGCAGCAAACGCCTGTGCATTAGacctgcccagcagcactgccctgagtGTCCATAGAAGGGGAGCCTACAAGTGAGGGGCTTCAGGCAGGCAGTCACAGGGCAGCTTACAGGCCACATGACCTTAGGCCAGCTGTTGACACATGGCACTTCTTGTCCCCCAGTTGCCTTCCCCACCTTTGCTGAAGATGATGATGACAAGATTGTGGGAGGCTACACCTGTGCAAGGAACGCTGTGCCCTATCAGGTGTCCCTGAATTCTGGATATCACTTCTGTGGAGGTTCCCTCATCAGCAGCCAGTGGGTCCTGTCGGCTGCTCACTGCTACAAATCGTGAGTGGAAAAAATACATCCTTCTATAACCCACTTCTGTCTTCCAGTTTACTTCTAGAAGGAATTCTGAGCTATGAGATAGAAATGTATAAGTGCCTCCATTCTCACCGGAGATAGCCAAGGGATGGGTGGATCATTCAGGAAGCCAGGCATCCTGAGGGGCTTTCCACTTCTGCAAATGTTCCTGTGCATGCAgtacattttctgaaataacaaTGGCATAATCAAGCAGAGAGTTCAAGGCTGTGATTTCTTATCAATTGCATGATTCTTGCTAAAACATTCTCCCTGGAGAACAGGAAGAGGATCAAggtctgcctggagctgcttgCCTTTTCCCAGAATATCTGTATCCAATACTACTCTGTATTCAACTGCTGTCATGTATTCACAAACCCACATTCCCATGGGTGGGATTCACCACCCATGCATAGAGTGGGTTAAGATCTCAGGGTGgatccccagggctccctgcaggaCAAGAAAGatcccctgccccaggagttTCTGTGGCAGTAATGTTGGAGCGAGTGCACTCAATGACAGGGAGGTTTCTGTCAGCCTGCCCGTAGCACTATAGGACACgctctgccttctcttttccagtcGCATCCAAGTGCGGCTCGGGAAACACAACCTGGAGCTCTCTGAATCCACACAGCAGTATATCAACTCTGCTAAAGTCATCCGCCACTCTGGCTTCAACACCTACACCCTGAACAATGACATCATGCTCATCAAGCTGGCCACCCCAGCCAcgctcagcagtgctgtccaaacCATTCCTCTGCCTACCAGCTGCGTGGCCGCCGGCACCACCTGCCTGATCTCCGGCTGGGGCAACACTCTCAGCAGTGGCAGTGAGTACTCTGGGGGAATGTACAGACCCTCGTGGGCCCAGGACAGTCTCTGAGACCTGGCCATGTAACCCACAGGACAGGCTAAACCACAGGGAAGTGCTGGGGGACAGCTTTTTTGAGTGATGCGTCAGTGTAGGGATGGCACAGTTAATGCCAACAGAGTTGTCAGCTCTCTGAGATTGAGGGTGAAGTCTGGGACTGTGGATCTTGAATTCCTACCAGAGATCTCTGTTCTCTCACACCGATGGTCAGAGATGTATATGGCCAGTGGTGTCTATTCCACGGATGACATCTAAACCTTCACCAGAGGAGAGGATGGTTTTCCCGAGGTTCAGGTTTCTTCCAGTGTATGTATCACATGAGTGGCCCCTCCCTTGCCAATTGATGAGCTGCCAGGTACCAGAAAAATTAAGGTGGCTGCAGTGTAGAGTGGTGGGCCCATGGGTAGA
Proteins encoded:
- the LOC103825316 gene encoding trypsin I-P1-like, with amino-acid sequence MKCLLLLAFIGVAVAFPTFAEDDDDKIVGGYTCARNAVPYQVSLNSGYHFCGGSLISSQWVLSAAHCYKSRIQVRLGKHNLELSESTQQYINSAKVIRHSGFNTYTLNNDIMLIKLATPATLSSAVQTIPLPTSCVAAGTTCLISGWGNTLSSGTNYPEQLQCLKAPVLSAKQCSAAYPGKITNNMMCVGFLEGGKDSCQGDSGGPVVCNGELQGIVSWGYGCAQQGLPGVYTKVCNYVSWIQSTIASN